The genomic window aatttgGTTGGGTTTCTCCTCTTTCCTACTCCACAGCCCAGAGAAGAAAGCACATTTCAGTGCTACTCAAGTGGCCCTGGGTGTGACACAAAGGAACACAAAACCCCCTGGTCAGAAGTTCCAACTCCTGAAGTTTAGCTCTGCACCAGCTAAGCCTTAGTCTGTGAACCATTCCTCTTAAAGGGAGACTTATCCTTCCTACAGAACTGAACAAACCAAGTAGAGAAATCTGCAGTAGAGCATTACCTTGAGGCTCACTTTCTCTGGgttctttttttaattgttttggtGGTCTAGGAGCTGTAACACACTTTACAGGAGAACTTTCTGGACTTGATTCCAAATGTAATCGAAAGTTCTaagcaaaagagaaaacattaaattaaaaaatgtccAAATTATTCAATGCTTTTAAGCAATTAATAAAACCTCTAATTGAACTAAGTATTACAATTTTGAATACAGCGTCAGTTTTATGTTAATTTAAGTAGACAAAATGCAACTTATTAGCTAGTCTATAATGAAGTTTGTGATATTAATTTcaaaaaatctttttcattttatatataagcttgtaaaatattttctatagaGTACAGTTATCCTTAAAATCCTAAATTTTAGTAGAAACCCATTCAGATAAAGAAATGAGAGGAAAACAAGTTCATTTACTCCAAAGGTGTAATACAcctttgcaaaacaaaacagttaGAGAAGCTGAAGTGTCCATATGAATCCATACAACCTTTGGCTCCAGCACAAAATTTTATTGATCAACATTTAGTTAAACAACAGAATCTAGGAGGGTGAAATCAATTAATTTTTCAGCTTACTATCACCCATCTCTAAAAATACAGCAGTAAATTTCTAATACATTTGAAAATTTTAAGTTCCTGTAAAGGAAAGTCATTGTTAAAACAATTCTGAGCATGGGATTCTCAGAAAACAGAATAGATTTAGAACACCCTCCCACTATCCACCATAATTAAAATAACTTACCTCATCTGGTCTTGGCTCACATAAATGTTTTGTCAAGTTAGGCAACAGACCATTTTCTGCACCTTTCCTTGTGGGCTGCTTTGTTTCTAATGTCACTTCTTTAGCTTCAGCTCTTTCAGATGAAGGATGTGATTTCTCCTGTGCACAAGCTGTACTTTCATTCTCAAAGAGTCTTGTTGACAGCTTGCCTTGTGCCTTTGaaagctctgcctctgcagccaTTTGACTTGCCTCTGAAACTTCAGggaaatcttttaaaaaaggaaGCCTGGGGACATTTGGAAAATTTGAGTTACTTTGCTTGACATTACTAGCTTTCAGCAATTTAATTTTGGTCCATTTAGAGTTTTTGTTTGAGGAGTTATTTCTACCATTCAGAGTGCATTTGACAGGCATTGCTTTTTTGCTAGGGAAAAACCGTTTGCACTGAGTACTTTGACTGGGTTCTTTCTGAGTAAGCATTTCACTTTGCTGTAACTGTGTGTCATCATGCTTCTCTTCTGCTTTGCTATCCTCTGCATTAGGGGAATCTTTTCTCACTTCCACTGTATCTGACTCAATTTCACCTGCAATTTCTTCACAAAGTTCAAGGATGCTCACCCTTTTGGATTTTGCATCGTTCTCTGGTTGGTCAGCCACGTTTGTCTCACTTACAGATGGCTGTGAagtattttttggttttgtactGGGTTTTATGTTCTGATGTGTTTGTTGCTTTTCCTTAGATGCTGAAGGATTTGGCTTAAGAGAATCAGTTTCCACTTTCTTTGTGTTGCTAGAATTCGGAGATACATGGCCCACTTGGTCTTTCTTGACTTCCTCAAGACTCTCAGCAGGACATGACGAGGACCCTTGAACACTTTGTTGAAAGCTACTGGAATTATCCTTTTTATTGTCTGCTTTGcactttttctctttcagagaGCTGGTCACTCCTACACGTATTTCTTTATCCTCATTTTTATTGTTTGGCTTTAtctttgtgtttttctgttcCGTTTTCCCTCCAGCAGATTTCAGTGGTTTTGCTGCAACACTGTGAGTCTGTTTTTTTGCCTGGCTACTGTGCTTAACTTCTGgaactttttcttctttgactTCTCTGCTGCGCAGGGATCTTGCTGGAACATGCACATGTGTTAACTGCTGCAGTCTCTGTGATCTCCTCGTTACTGGCTCATTTGGTGCAATTAAGCATTTTGACTTGGAAATTTCTTGCACAGATTTTTTCTGGCATACCTCCTTATTTTTTGCAGATTTAGGCTGCTGCTGTTGAACTGTTTTGCCAGGTATTGTTTTATTATTTGAGTTGAGTGCTGATGATCTTGTAGTCATGCGTGTTCCTACTTCAGGTTCATTGGTGTTATTACTGAAAGAgtcaaataatatttttttcagcatcaaGAAAGTACAATCTGTCGTAAGATTCTTTTCATTCCTCCTCTGgctcttgcttttctttttaaaaacactggATCTTACACTCTCAGTATTTTTGGAATAATTTGCTCAAGAATTATCCCAAAAGGCGGTCACTTCCACCTAGTTACTATTAAGTGCTGTATTTAATGTTTTTTAGGCATGGCAAGACTGAACTATGAACCCCAGATCAATACTTTATAACATTTCTAGAAGTTTTTAATCACTGATGCTTGTGACTTTCAAATGAAGTATGAGTTACATATATACAGATAAATAATATTAGATTTACTTTTCCTTCAGAAACTTTTTTGAAGGAGGTCTTTCTTGATTTCAAGGCACTCAGATGGTTGCAGGGAAAACTCATGTAGCAGTCAGCATACATAATGATTTAAATCTGATCTCCCTTCTAGCACTATTTAACTATTTACTGAATAATTCAGTAAATAGTTTTAAGTCAGATTCCCTCTGCTTATATTGTTTCTGCACTAATGTAGTCTATCAAGATAATGCAGAatgatgtaatttttttgtcACTGACCTGTTTGGTTTGACAGAGGTTTTGAGCACAGCTTTCTCCTGCACTGCACACTGACTGGGCTTTGATTTATTTGAGCCATGTTTTGTATCCGacacttctttttccttctttgacaAAGATGGTTTGCTGTTCTTGTCCAGCTTTGGACGTTTAGCAGAAGGTTCTACTAACGTAGACTTCCTTTTCTGAGCTGccatttctgtaaaaaaacaAGCAACTCAGCTTTGAGACTCTTTGCCAAATATCAtaacttttcatttttatatattcaCTTTCCTTTTACAGCCAGATCATGCTGTGATCAGAAAGTAAATCATTAAAGCAATCTCAAATCAAATTACACTCATTTTACTTACAGGTTTTTACAAGAGGCAATTGATGTTTAGGCCAAAGTAACTTATCAAGGTGTGACAAGAGCATTCCTTATGCATATGCTTGCAAACAGGATGTTTCATGCCACCTatgaagaacagaaaatgtTCATGCAGTAAACACTTCATAACTTCCTATTCAAGACTGCATTTCCACCCTCTTCCATCCCCTCAAACAATGCTTAGCTTTAGAGTTTCATTGATAAggagctaaaaaaaaaacccaaaccaacaaccaaccaaaaaacaacacacaaattttattttttatttccatatcCAACAATTTTTGGCACTTTGCTGTCTTAAGTGCTATCCTTTTACCTTTTGAAATGTGGTAAGTAACAGTACAATTCAAAAGGAAGTTTCTCAGTCTTTCACCCTTTTCCAGAAAATAGTGTGCTGCTCTCTTTCAGAGCTGGCAAAAAACGTGGGACTGCTGTCAATCCTGTGCTTCACAGCAACAGGGAATAAATCCATTAGACTCAGTTACCAAGTTTTGTGGCTGCTACAACAGAACTTCACAGACATCAGCAACCACCTACAACTGTTCCTTCTAATATCACTTAAGCTACAAATCAGAGATGGAAAGCCTAGAAAATAGCATTGTTAGAGACATTTGCCTTGGGCAGTTAAAGACAATGTTTTCATGAGAACTGAAATGATGTTAACGATGCAGAAGTTACTCTGCACAAGAGTCTGAAAGCTAACAGAGATTCTTAATAAAAATATCTTCACAGATTTGGCTGATCATCCCTTTCATATACATTTCTGACTTGTGAAACTTTTCAGTTCCCTTATTCAAAGACACCATTATTGTATTATGATACAGGTAATAATTGTTCAATAAAGTTTCACTAATAACTTTACAAAAGAAAGTTTACTGGAAGACTCAGGGGTCAGAACTTCCACAACACCTTTTTCAATCACGAATTACCTATTAACTTTTGTCACTGAGACTTACAGATTATATACAGATTTCTATAAAACTACATTGCTTTTCAAACCTTAACTGATCTGATGTTAAATCTGACACATTTTTAATGTCAAACAGGAACAATTCACCAGTTTTGTAACACAGACCAGACACTTTCAGTTCATTACAACTAAAGTATGACTTCCAGTATTGACAAATGTATGTCCTTCCCCAACAACTATAAAGATATTTATGTTAAGCTCCTTTTAGTAACTCATCATTatccaaaaggaaaaagcaaacaaccgtattttttcttttctttagacTTCATATTGTTCTTAACCTCATTTTCATTTATCCACTTATGAAACCATTTCTAACCATTCAAAACCAGTAATTTTGTCAAAAAGCTGATGAGAAACTGAGATTCCAGACACCAGTGCTGTCTTCTGactttctcctttaaaaaagaTATGTGATAAACAACCCATATTTGaggtatattttttttaattctaccCAGGAAAGTAATCTCTAACAGCACTCTTTGTGGTACTATTTTCATGTCTCTCCTAATGAAGTAGGTAGCAGAATTTGTGTGCCTACATTCTAATAGCTCATGAACTCCATGACACCTCACATGTCTATGGGTTTCCACCCCTCAAAGGAAACCCATCAGAGATGCAGTATGGTCACTCATCCTGAAAACAGCAGCCCTAGCTGCTGAACAGGTCTGTGGTCTCTTAGAGCACAACACCAACCCTCAGAATTTGAGAATATCATGACACTGTATACACCCGGACcttctttggttttttccagACATGACATGGCACACTCGGGGAAGACTTACAAGTACAACACAGAAAGTACAAAACTTCCCTCGCTGGTACTCCTTCTCAGGCAACTAAAAAATACACTCTCCTCCCACGGACCTCTTGAACGTCAATTTCTTTCCTACTAATACTTTGTACAACAGAGCAAAGTCTTTTCCAGACATTCCAGAACTGGCAGTCTCTGCCCTGGAGAAGTCACCCTCGAGTAAAAGCCGGATTATGGAAAGCAGGGAAGACACAGAAGTGCAGGAACAAACCAGAACGCGAGCAAAGAAAGGTTTGGTGCAAGAAGtacggggcggggcgggggggtgggggggggacCCCGAAAATAAAACAGAGCAAACAAAAAGCctcaaacccaaaaaatccaaaccaacaAACGAACAAAACAGAGAAACGCGAGCCGCACAGCTCCCAGTCTTTAGAGCAGGGGCTAAGGCAGGTTGCCCACAAGCTGGACACGGCGCGGGGATCTCGAACCTGAGCCGTCCCGGCTGAGGGCCACGGCAGCGCCTGGCAGCCCCTTCGGCACAACTCAGGacggagggaagggaagggaagggaagggaagggaagggaagggaaggcctCCAAACGTGGCCCGGTGTCAGCCGCCCCAGCGCCCCGCGGTGACAGCCCTcccggggcagggcctggcggcgggaccccattcccggccgGGAGCTCCCGCGGCCGGGGCCGCCGGGGGCAGGGCGGGGGTGCCGGGATAAGGCCGGGCGCCCGCCACGGCTCCCGCTCCCGAGCGGGCACGGCCGGCCCGCTCCCCCCGCGACAGCGGCGGGCAGGCCCGGGGAGGAGCCGCCGCCGGGCTCTCGGCCCCgggcgggggcgcggggggcagtgggcacagggcagccgGGGGTGACGGGACCCGG from Agelaius phoeniceus isolate bAgePho1 chromosome 1, bAgePho1.hap1, whole genome shotgun sequence includes these protein-coding regions:
- the ESCO1 gene encoding N-acetyltransferase ESCO1, which encodes MAAQKRKSTLVEPSAKRPKLDKNSKPSLSKKEKEVSDTKHGSNKSKPSQCAVQEKAVLKTSVKPNSNNTNEPEVGTRMTTRSSALNSNNKTIPGKTVQQQQPKSAKNKEVCQKKSVQEISKSKCLIAPNEPVTRRSQRLQQLTHVHVPARSLRSREVKEEKVPEVKHSSQAKKQTHSVAAKPLKSAGGKTEQKNTKIKPNNKNEDKEIRVGVTSSLKEKKCKADNKKDNSSSFQQSVQGSSSCPAESLEEVKKDQVGHVSPNSSNTKKVETDSLKPNPSASKEKQQTHQNIKPSTKPKNTSQPSVSETNVADQPENDAKSKRVSILELCEEIAGEIESDTVEVRKDSPNAEDSKAEEKHDDTQLQQSEMLTQKEPSQSTQCKRFFPSKKAMPVKCTLNGRNNSSNKNSKWTKIKLLKASNVKQSNSNFPNVPRLPFLKDFPEVSEASQMAAEAELSKAQGKLSTRLFENESTACAQEKSHPSSERAEAKEVTLETKQPTRKGAENGLLPNLTKHLCEPRPDENFRLHLESSPESSPVKCVTAPRPPKQLKKEPRESEPQDLAPTQLMQTSVTSQTSESENRAPLSNPSLASKCSNLPSSEEPIQKLKEAGKDGDKQLITDGGQKRFGAISCNICGMLYTVSNPEDETQHLLFHNQFISAVKYVGWKKERILAEYPDGKIIMVLPDDPKYALKKVEEIREMVDNDLGFQQTPLMCYSRTKTLLFISNDKKVIGCLIAEHIQWGYRVIEEKVPEISSENEKVIFERQKAWCCSTSPEPAICGISRIWVFSMMRRKKIASRMIECLRSNFIYGSYLSKEEIAFSDPTPDGKLFATQYCGTGQFLVYNFLNGQHQT